A window from Paraburkholderia acidiphila encodes these proteins:
- a CDS encoding esterase/lipase family protein, which yields MTRPYLSRMSRCPQVANVPAQPLVYVAALLVAALLSGCAMVRVNSLGPQQYFAMRRGDILSTGQLSTATQATLRVAALDESSCRSAPQACIDSIATVGGLNTDQRLASLAELSLQMALGQTPPAGNPWGDAQFDAWLKTARYAYAFLFLGQRTAGERAFEDRQTQVRDYYNYAVQELAGALFLRGAHETNTGNRDPAKQFIAGWTIHIDLREVRLPEGVRELSEVIPAAGLSFAGLRNTYRRDGLGAELVAVTQPVPPDPAGGPDNNAAPSEGNANSGTAATIWLAPGSRPFDEMPSPSVTALLTFGEGTLEQVLDSHDVVFSAYDPYRVESVELNGQTVPLAANFSAGYGIWLARSGFARQSLRSLLGRTRGIDRPRIYMMQPFDPDRRIVLMLHGLASSPEAWVNVANDIQGDEKLREHFQVWQVYYPTNVPILVNLARIRQAVQLTLAHFDPAGVVPASNGMVLIGHSMGGVLARLLVSSSDDVLWVTVQNNYLPEGIDIVREDERLNRLLRFTPMPQVERAIFIAAPHRGTPFASNRLSRWVANLVRLPLALLKEFDEMLQSATNADSTHRAGETIAVPNSIEQLRDTNPIIQSISRLPISPTVCFHSIIARRRETGPLEDSDDGVVPYRSAHLDGALSEKVIVSGHSVQETPEAIFEIRRILHEDIEVFDNHGAADGACARLRAN from the coding sequence ATGACGCGCCCTTACTTATCACGCATGTCGCGTTGCCCGCAGGTGGCCAATGTGCCGGCGCAGCCGTTGGTCTATGTGGCGGCCCTTCTCGTCGCCGCGCTGCTGTCCGGCTGCGCGATGGTGCGCGTGAATTCGCTCGGGCCCCAGCAGTACTTTGCCATGCGTCGCGGAGATATTCTCTCGACCGGGCAGTTGAGCACGGCGACCCAGGCGACGTTGCGCGTTGCGGCACTCGACGAGAGTTCGTGCCGAAGCGCGCCGCAAGCGTGTATCGACAGTATCGCAACCGTCGGCGGACTCAACACCGACCAGCGCCTCGCCAGCCTCGCCGAGTTATCGCTCCAGATGGCGCTTGGGCAAACGCCGCCTGCCGGCAACCCCTGGGGCGACGCGCAATTCGATGCGTGGCTCAAGACAGCGCGATACGCGTACGCCTTTCTGTTCCTCGGCCAACGCACGGCGGGCGAACGGGCATTCGAAGATCGCCAGACCCAGGTTCGCGACTACTACAACTATGCGGTCCAGGAGCTCGCCGGCGCGCTGTTCCTGCGCGGCGCGCATGAAACGAACACCGGCAACCGCGATCCGGCAAAGCAGTTCATCGCGGGCTGGACCATCCATATCGACCTGCGGGAAGTGCGGCTCCCCGAGGGCGTGCGCGAACTCAGCGAAGTCATTCCGGCCGCGGGGCTGTCGTTCGCGGGACTGCGCAATACCTATCGCCGCGACGGCCTGGGCGCGGAACTGGTTGCGGTCACGCAACCAGTTCCGCCAGACCCGGCCGGCGGTCCGGACAACAACGCGGCACCTTCCGAAGGCAACGCGAATTCGGGCACTGCCGCCACCATCTGGCTCGCGCCCGGCTCGCGTCCGTTCGATGAAATGCCTTCGCCGAGCGTCACCGCCCTGCTGACGTTTGGCGAGGGCACGCTCGAGCAAGTGCTCGATTCGCATGACGTGGTCTTTTCCGCCTACGATCCGTATCGCGTGGAAAGCGTAGAACTGAATGGCCAGACCGTGCCGCTCGCGGCCAACTTCAGTGCGGGATACGGCATCTGGCTTGCCCGCTCCGGCTTTGCCAGGCAGTCCTTGCGTTCGCTGCTCGGCCGCACGAGGGGCATCGACCGGCCGCGCATTTACATGATGCAACCCTTCGACCCGGACCGTCGCATCGTGCTGATGCTGCACGGATTAGCCAGCAGTCCCGAGGCATGGGTCAACGTCGCCAACGACATTCAGGGCGACGAAAAGCTGCGCGAGCATTTCCAGGTCTGGCAGGTCTACTACCCGACCAACGTGCCCATTCTCGTGAATCTCGCGCGAATACGCCAGGCGGTGCAGCTGACACTCGCGCATTTCGATCCCGCAGGCGTGGTGCCCGCTTCGAACGGCATGGTGCTGATCGGGCACAGCATGGGCGGGGTGCTCGCCCGGCTGCTCGTCTCCTCTTCCGACGATGTGCTGTGGGTCACCGTCCAGAACAACTACCTGCCCGAAGGCATCGACATCGTTCGCGAGGACGAGCGGCTCAATCGTCTGCTGCGCTTTACGCCGATGCCACAGGTCGAGCGCGCGATCTTCATCGCCGCGCCGCACCGCGGCACGCCGTTCGCGAGCAATCGCCTTTCTCGCTGGGTCGCAAACCTCGTGCGCTTGCCGCTTGCGCTGCTAAAGGAGTTCGACGAGATGCTGCAGAGCGCGACCAACGCCGATAGCACCCACAGGGCAGGAGAGACCATCGCGGTCCCCAACAGCATCGAGCAGTTGCGGGATACCAATCCGATCATTCAGTCGATTTCACGCCTGCCGATCAGCCCTACCGTGTGCTTTCACTCGATTATTGCGCGGCGCCGTGAGACGGGCCCGCTCGAAGATTCCGACGATGGTGTTGTCCCTTATCGCAGCGCGCATCTCGACGGCGCGCTCTCCGAAAAGGTCATCGTTTCGGGACATAGCGTTCAGGAAACCCCTGAGGCGATTTTTGAAATCCGGCGCATTCTGCACGAGGATATCGAGGTGTTTGATAACCACGGCGCAGCGGATGGCGCTTGCGCGCGTTTGCGCGCCAATTGA
- a CDS encoding monooxygenase family protein, translating into MQASVTRRSVDLSAYPNLVVIMLGFRVRRLRGIATLFGIGKGLRQIQLNPPAGLLSSEQFLFALNHVGIRQYWRDLESLEAFTRSAPHSRWWGEFLRDSGGAGFWHESYSRQGMEAVYIDMPGPVGFDRFAPAREPTGPFMSARKRMAAD; encoded by the coding sequence ATGCAAGCCTCCGTCACCCGCAGGTCCGTCGACCTCAGCGCTTATCCGAATCTCGTGGTCATCATGCTGGGCTTTCGCGTGCGCCGGCTGCGCGGCATCGCGACCTTGTTCGGCATTGGCAAAGGCTTACGGCAAATCCAGCTGAATCCGCCGGCCGGATTGCTCTCGAGCGAGCAGTTCCTGTTCGCCCTCAATCATGTGGGGATCCGCCAGTATTGGCGCGACCTCGAAAGCCTTGAAGCGTTCACGCGCAGCGCGCCGCATTCGCGCTGGTGGGGCGAGTTCCTGCGCGACAGCGGCGGCGCGGGCTTCTGGCATGAGAGCTATAGCCGGCAGGGAATGGAGGCGGTTTATATCGACATGCCCGGGCCCGTGGGCTTCGACCGGTTCGCGCCGGCGCGCGAGCCGACCGGACCGTTTATGAGCGCGCGAAAGCGAATGGCGGCGGACTAG
- a CDS encoding patatin-like phospholipase family protein, producing MATEQSPSGVQQSGPKVALALQGGGSHGAFTWGVLDRLLESTSQGMPFDVAAISGASAGGINAALCAAGLANGGATQARERLRAFWEAVSRAGTLAGNALFGFSEPGPFGGWNIDWSPGAIFTEVVGLVASPYNNPLYRDPLGPLIRSTLSEADFSTLNTKAGAPQLFICATNVRTNERAIFTQPEISVEVLRASACLPSEFRTVDVDGVPYWDGGYLGNPPLAPLIAHAQDLILILANPFVRHDMPPKNARGILDRLNEIGFNASVVLEINAIEAVNRVLDSVGKEAASQSRFKTVRFHLIRDDDFLAKFGFVSKSSTSWALLKTLFERGREVADVWLKHDYANLGQASSLNVKDALLDPTLKQGSVPHRQ from the coding sequence ATGGCGACCGAGCAATCCCCGAGCGGCGTGCAACAGTCCGGCCCCAAAGTCGCGCTCGCCCTGCAGGGCGGCGGCTCGCACGGCGCCTTCACGTGGGGCGTACTCGACCGTTTGCTCGAATCGACATCGCAGGGCATGCCATTCGATGTCGCGGCGATCAGCGGCGCGAGCGCGGGCGGAATCAACGCGGCGCTCTGCGCAGCCGGCCTCGCCAACGGCGGCGCGACGCAAGCGCGCGAGAGGCTTCGCGCCTTCTGGGAAGCGGTATCGCGCGCGGGCACGCTAGCCGGCAACGCCCTCTTCGGCTTTTCCGAGCCTGGGCCGTTCGGCGGCTGGAATATCGACTGGAGTCCGGGCGCCATTTTCACGGAGGTCGTGGGACTCGTCGCCTCGCCTTACAACAATCCCTTGTACCGCGATCCGCTCGGTCCGTTGATCCGCTCCACACTTTCAGAAGCGGATTTCTCGACGCTCAATACGAAGGCCGGCGCCCCGCAGCTTTTCATATGCGCGACCAATGTACGAACCAACGAGCGCGCCATCTTTACGCAGCCCGAAATATCCGTCGAGGTGCTGCGCGCCTCCGCGTGCCTGCCAAGCGAATTCCGCACCGTGGATGTCGACGGCGTGCCGTACTGGGATGGCGGCTACCTTGGCAATCCGCCTTTGGCGCCGCTGATCGCCCACGCGCAGGACTTGATCCTGATTCTCGCGAATCCGTTCGTGCGCCACGACATGCCACCGAAAAACGCTCGCGGCATTCTGGACCGCCTCAACGAAATCGGCTTCAACGCTTCCGTTGTGCTGGAGATCAACGCGATCGAAGCGGTCAACCGCGTGCTCGACTCGGTCGGCAAGGAAGCCGCAAGCCAAAGCCGCTTTAAGACCGTCCGGTTTCACCTGATTCGCGACGACGACTTTCTCGCGAAGTTCGGCTTCGTCTCCAAGAGCAGCACGTCCTGGGCATTGCTCAAGACGCTGTTCGAGCGCGGGCGCGAGGTGGCGGACGTGTGGCTAAAACATGACTACGCGAATCTCGGGCAAGCGTCTTCGCTTAACGTAAAGGACGCCTTGCTCGATCCGACGCTCAAGCAAGGCAGCGTGCCGCACAGGCAATGA
- a CDS encoding glutathione S-transferase family protein — MVVVGGVPSPWSEAAKGILHIKGIEWAAVRLAYDSEALKQWAGELSAPVLMAGQERPRRGWADILLLAERLAPTPSLLPDDPAERALAFGLAHELCGESGLGWSRRLQLIHVGLNNNGGFPDRVAKYLGKKYGYSPQAGEAAAGRVTAVLGMLAARLKAQRAAGSAYYIGNTVTAVDVYSASVVGMFRPLPHDVCPMDAGVRTAFETRDPQTDAALDPILLEHRDLMYARHLALPLSL, encoded by the coding sequence ATGGTCGTGGTCGGGGGCGTTCCGAGTCCCTGGAGCGAAGCGGCCAAAGGCATCCTGCATATCAAGGGTATCGAGTGGGCTGCCGTGCGGCTCGCTTACGACAGCGAGGCACTGAAGCAGTGGGCAGGGGAACTGAGCGCGCCCGTGCTGATGGCCGGACAAGAGCGGCCGCGCCGCGGCTGGGCGGATATTCTTCTGCTCGCGGAGCGGCTTGCCCCTACGCCTTCGTTGCTGCCGGACGATCCCGCCGAACGCGCGCTGGCTTTCGGCCTCGCACATGAACTGTGCGGCGAGAGCGGTTTGGGATGGTCGCGCCGATTGCAACTCATTCATGTGGGCTTGAACAATAACGGTGGCTTTCCCGACCGGGTCGCGAAATATCTGGGCAAGAAATATGGATACAGCCCGCAAGCCGGTGAAGCTGCGGCCGGCCGCGTGACTGCCGTGCTGGGGATGCTGGCCGCGCGTCTGAAGGCGCAACGGGCGGCGGGGTCTGCGTATTACATTGGCAATACGGTGACTGCGGTCGATGTCTACAGCGCCAGCGTGGTCGGCATGTTCCGCCCGCTACCGCATGACGTTTGCCCGATGGACGCGGGCGTGAGGACCGCATTCGAAACGCGGGATCCGCAGACCGACGCGGCGTTGGATCCCATTTTGCTCGAACACCGCGATCTGATGTACGCGCGGCATCTTGCGTTGCCGCTATCGCTGTAG
- a CDS encoding phosphoribosyltransferase, protein MDTEFSRLPVYFYGYDAIETFCLSKRAQLIQENVGLILGILRGGAIPALMLSQMLGLPVDFVHYDRREAKAEINNRKVFDLVDSCVKERKKILLVDDVAGVGYTLANCRDYLLSFIKDESLIRVLTLVHHASSRTKSDYCKDCSSVHAILPWERYVTSHQCQDDFVKAQAALVDDQRYKKTLAIDDANYPLNLKQEWRVDCHLAFNGGYRSTMDAIRTVGPEEIYCNNESLIGAILKEFPFSIIYKTIDHKRYRISSFDPNDPD, encoded by the coding sequence ATGGACACTGAGTTTTCCAGACTCCCCGTCTACTTTTATGGCTACGACGCCATAGAAACTTTTTGCCTGTCTAAAAGAGCGCAACTGATCCAGGAAAACGTGGGATTGATACTCGGCATCTTGCGCGGAGGTGCCATCCCTGCCTTGATGCTTTCGCAGATGTTGGGCCTGCCCGTGGACTTCGTTCACTACGACCGCCGGGAAGCCAAGGCTGAAATCAATAACAGGAAAGTGTTCGATCTTGTCGACTCCTGCGTCAAGGAGCGCAAGAAAATCCTGCTGGTGGACGACGTTGCCGGTGTGGGATATACGCTGGCCAACTGCCGCGATTATTTGCTTTCTTTTATCAAAGACGAATCTTTGATCCGGGTGCTGACACTGGTGCACCACGCAAGTAGCAGAACGAAAAGCGACTACTGCAAGGATTGCTCGTCAGTGCACGCAATCTTGCCTTGGGAACGATATGTCACCAGCCACCAGTGCCAGGACGATTTCGTGAAGGCGCAAGCGGCACTGGTAGACGATCAGCGCTATAAAAAGACCTTGGCCATCGACGACGCCAACTACCCGTTGAACCTGAAACAGGAATGGAGGGTCGATTGCCACCTGGCATTCAACGGCGGCTATCGCTCGACCATGGATGCCATTCGCACCGTTGGCCCCGAGGAAATCTATTGCAACAACGAATCTCTGATCGGCGCCATATTGAAAGAATTTCCGTTTTCAATAATATATAAAACGATCGATCACAAGCGATACAGAATCAGCTCGTTCGACCCTAACGATCCCGACTAA
- a CDS encoding pentapeptide repeat-containing protein, whose product MGPQPNARRIDANEFARRLRRYAETGVSGVSLSGIIVDARVDLSGTVFKRGLALRDVDCNGELILANCTFEGPVWLDECRLHGGVDLSQCQFKASLSITACRLKRSDALAALAIPTLSIARSVIEGNASMVACAIDGCVSGRGVHITGDLSFPACRISGVKGDADGLLDLAGCRITGGVSFETNGSKLPPQLLAHVQACAKIKDSFYGERSSVEDATEKGSVSVNFTNAHLGDYLNLANSRFCGKVNLEHMKCRQVSSTGELIGVRPKERFEKEVTAAHVDGELTFSDAEIGYIQLYGITVTGAITFIAGKCGQIFIDDWCSDDGLHAQVASIGAFYMTSWHCLDFVRCNVSRINENKRQLGYNAIEITSSKIEKDLTFWPGKSTASVLEGNYNRDDEAPANNPRQGGQITGQLADRWNRHLAMTGKLRIANCIIRGDVDLTGIEVKERDKVDGRILISDTEIDGRVLFASPVSYLFNPRNDSPMIRDLAARRVLEAIREQTGRDSFPVDLSEHLASCNSLELQTVTASDIDLTGLCVEPAPGEKDREGRVDVVYSTIRRRVEAFSRLDKDAVKRAQEDLESRLGEAGKFRSWLLGVDANSFRQNLCAKATIVEAHVSIRGALNLQYSEVGQLKVSDRSFLGSVADSSPRDDGLVLDFAKLHNLCVARGNKKSAEKQHTHNGFPRPISLLEVQVDSWFLELVQDGKTAEQRADTEPVSAAPYLDLLDNDPEFRMSSYTAVERSLRNRGLDKEANRIYVAARFRDARTGKGYRRPKRRIDRILAWFYTGLWPWRRGDGRFREKGFLKSVPFLRRTRDWRETLFGGVTFSIWSVGFAFAGSSLIRDHDSWTGWLLFILIIAAAPLFLRIVVDRLYWLLLDYGTGAMRLAVIIFILMLLSFVFVSGEPANFEPTIPAKILEAQRKMVLPTNAVLAPMAYDPKEHPTEDEWTFGERVWMTLEYHVPLVSAVVSDEWEAAGSPLRISSLWVERNHDERGVPNWWPMKIGAWPKARDWFGAMQWLNWILWPLFLPFLVRKISRDR is encoded by the coding sequence ATGGGCCCTCAACCCAACGCCCGTCGCATCGACGCCAACGAGTTTGCCAGGCGTCTGAGGCGGTATGCGGAAACCGGTGTGTCCGGAGTCTCGTTGAGCGGAATCATCGTCGATGCGCGCGTCGACCTCTCGGGAACGGTCTTCAAAAGAGGACTCGCCTTGAGAGACGTGGACTGCAATGGAGAACTCATACTCGCGAACTGCACGTTCGAAGGGCCAGTGTGGCTGGACGAGTGCCGGCTGCATGGCGGGGTCGATCTGTCTCAATGCCAATTCAAGGCGAGCCTTTCGATCACGGCGTGTCGCCTGAAGCGATCCGATGCTCTCGCCGCACTCGCCATTCCAACGTTGAGCATCGCGCGCAGTGTCATTGAGGGCAACGCGTCGATGGTTGCTTGTGCGATAGATGGGTGCGTCTCCGGGCGCGGCGTTCATATTACCGGCGATCTGAGTTTTCCAGCGTGCCGTATTAGCGGCGTTAAAGGCGATGCCGACGGTTTGCTCGATCTCGCTGGCTGCCGGATTACCGGCGGCGTTTCTTTCGAAACAAATGGATCGAAGCTTCCGCCCCAGTTGCTGGCACATGTGCAGGCGTGCGCGAAAATAAAGGATAGCTTTTACGGCGAGCGATCGAGCGTTGAAGATGCCACAGAAAAAGGCTCCGTCTCCGTGAACTTTACGAACGCTCATCTTGGAGACTACCTCAATCTGGCGAATTCGAGATTCTGTGGAAAGGTCAATCTCGAGCATATGAAATGCCGGCAGGTGTCGTCTACGGGCGAACTGATCGGCGTCCGCCCGAAGGAGAGGTTCGAAAAAGAAGTGACGGCTGCGCACGTAGACGGAGAACTGACGTTTTCGGATGCGGAAATCGGCTATATCCAGCTTTACGGCATCACCGTGACGGGGGCGATCACGTTTATCGCCGGGAAGTGCGGCCAGATATTTATCGACGACTGGTGTTCGGACGACGGGCTGCACGCTCAGGTAGCCAGCATCGGCGCTTTTTATATGACGTCATGGCATTGCCTGGATTTCGTTCGCTGCAATGTCTCCCGCATCAACGAGAATAAACGCCAGTTGGGGTACAACGCGATCGAGATCACGTCTTCAAAAATCGAAAAGGACCTGACGTTCTGGCCGGGGAAGAGTACTGCCAGCGTACTTGAGGGGAACTATAACCGTGACGACGAGGCACCTGCGAACAATCCACGGCAAGGAGGTCAAATCACAGGGCAGTTGGCCGATCGTTGGAACCGGCACCTCGCGATGACAGGGAAGCTACGTATTGCGAACTGCATCATCCGCGGGGACGTCGACCTCACAGGGATAGAGGTCAAAGAGCGGGATAAGGTTGACGGTCGAATCCTGATTTCCGATACCGAAATCGATGGCCGCGTGCTCTTTGCTTCGCCGGTGTCCTACCTCTTTAATCCGCGTAACGATTCGCCGATGATACGTGATCTGGCGGCCCGTCGTGTCCTGGAGGCGATCCGGGAGCAAACAGGACGCGACTCGTTCCCTGTCGACTTGAGCGAGCATTTAGCATCATGCAACTCCCTCGAGTTGCAGACGGTGACGGCGAGCGATATCGATCTGACCGGACTATGTGTCGAACCGGCACCTGGCGAGAAAGACCGTGAGGGTCGCGTGGATGTTGTGTACAGTACGATCAGACGGCGTGTCGAAGCTTTTTCCCGGCTTGACAAGGACGCGGTAAAAAGGGCTCAGGAGGATCTCGAGAGTCGGCTCGGCGAAGCGGGAAAATTTCGGTCCTGGCTGCTCGGAGTCGACGCGAATTCTTTTCGCCAGAATTTGTGCGCGAAGGCGACGATCGTTGAAGCGCACGTCTCGATTCGGGGCGCATTGAATCTGCAGTACTCTGAGGTTGGCCAGCTCAAGGTGTCGGACCGGTCGTTCTTGGGGAGTGTTGCCGATTCGAGCCCGCGTGACGACGGGCTGGTGCTGGATTTCGCAAAGCTTCACAATCTGTGCGTGGCGCGAGGCAACAAGAAGAGCGCGGAAAAGCAGCACACGCACAATGGGTTTCCGAGGCCGATAAGCTTGCTCGAAGTTCAGGTCGATTCCTGGTTTCTCGAACTCGTGCAGGACGGAAAGACTGCCGAACAGCGCGCCGATACGGAACCGGTCAGCGCAGCGCCTTATCTCGACCTCCTCGATAACGATCCAGAATTCAGGATGTCTTCGTATACAGCCGTTGAGCGTTCACTACGGAACCGCGGCCTCGACAAGGAGGCGAACCGGATCTACGTCGCCGCTCGTTTCAGGGATGCGAGAACCGGCAAGGGATATCGGCGGCCGAAGCGCCGTATCGATCGCATACTGGCGTGGTTCTATACCGGGCTGTGGCCGTGGAGGCGCGGCGATGGACGCTTCAGGGAAAAAGGGTTCTTGAAAAGTGTTCCATTTCTACGCCGCACTAGAGATTGGCGTGAGACCTTATTTGGCGGCGTGACTTTCTCAATATGGAGTGTCGGATTTGCATTTGCGGGCTCTTCTCTGATTCGGGATCACGACAGCTGGACGGGTTGGTTACTGTTTATTCTGATAATCGCAGCTGCCCCACTATTTCTCAGGATTGTTGTCGATCGGTTGTATTGGCTATTGCTCGACTACGGCACCGGTGCAATGCGTCTCGCGGTTATCATTTTCATTCTTATGCTTTTATCCTTTGTGTTCGTCTCGGGAGAGCCTGCTAATTTCGAGCCGACCATTCCCGCGAAAATACTTGAAGCGCAAAGGAAAATGGTCCTGCCGACCAATGCTGTTCTAGCGCCTATGGCGTACGATCCGAAAGAACATCCTACCGAGGATGAGTGGACGTTTGGCGAGCGTGTTTGGATGACGCTCGAGTACCATGTTCCGCTCGTATCGGCTGTGGTATCGGATGAATGGGAGGCAGCGGGAAGCCCGTTGCGAATATCTTCGTTGTGGGTTGAACGAAACCATGATGAACGTGGCGTGCCGAACTGGTGGCCAATGAAGATCGGCGCATGGCCGAAGGCAAGAGACTGGTTCGGCGCCATGCAGTGGCTAAACTGGATATTGTGGCCCTTGTTCCTTCCGTTCCTCGTTCGCAAGATTAGTCGGGATCGTTAG
- a CDS encoding metallophosphoesterase family protein has translation MSTTPTTAANPAPMPPPVQAPTPSEPQSLQTRLRNALNTIETSAAVPPEQKRMIGLLLSQAQTQATDLLSGDTTASPVHHVLSNVNSLLDNATVLQTPDGRLVATTVSDEGDLVGTAKYESLDMGWAEAAACWLEHIPPGKKATFSNAPQTITIPNSVSIAIAGDWGTGVDYRTDGQQAPAGKIADRIRSLSPTYTIHLGDVYYAGTSPEENENFLAAWPSGSAGSFTLNSNHDMYSGGNGYFNSTLADASFHLQKGCSYFALQNDNWLIIGLDTAYYANQMQLYQNGWLDAQQCAFLQQTLDNAKHCRTILLTHHNGLSTDGATLCGLWGQIAPLFSDREVWWYWGHQHAGAVYIDHGNVHPRCCGHGAIPAGAPTQLDSSPSAIWHENREVPDLLYPGRVYNGFVFLTIDGNSPLKEAFIDEDGTQVYPPPPAH, from the coding sequence ATGAGCACGACCCCAACCACAGCAGCGAATCCCGCCCCCATGCCGCCGCCTGTGCAGGCACCGACACCCTCGGAGCCTCAAAGCCTGCAAACGCGCTTGCGTAATGCCCTCAACACCATTGAAACGAGTGCCGCTGTCCCGCCGGAACAGAAGAGGATGATTGGCCTCCTCCTGAGCCAGGCGCAGACCCAGGCGACCGATCTTCTAAGCGGCGATACCACCGCGTCGCCAGTGCATCATGTTCTATCGAACGTCAACAGTCTTTTGGATAACGCCACCGTATTACAAACGCCAGATGGCCGCCTCGTTGCAACGACGGTCTCAGACGAAGGCGATCTTGTCGGAACAGCGAAATACGAGTCGCTGGATATGGGCTGGGCAGAGGCCGCGGCATGCTGGCTCGAACATATACCACCCGGGAAAAAGGCGACATTTTCCAACGCCCCTCAAACGATCACCATTCCGAACAGCGTTTCGATCGCCATTGCAGGCGACTGGGGCACCGGCGTCGATTACAGAACTGACGGGCAGCAAGCGCCCGCCGGGAAAATTGCCGACCGCATTCGCAGCCTCAGTCCGACCTACACAATCCATTTGGGTGATGTCTATTACGCGGGAACGTCACCCGAGGAGAATGAGAACTTCCTTGCCGCGTGGCCTTCTGGTTCGGCTGGGAGCTTCACATTGAATTCGAACCACGACATGTATTCCGGCGGAAACGGCTACTTCAACAGCACATTGGCGGATGCCAGCTTCCACTTGCAAAAGGGGTGCAGCTATTTCGCCTTACAGAATGACAACTGGCTCATTATCGGTCTCGACACCGCCTACTATGCCAACCAGATGCAGCTCTACCAGAACGGTTGGCTCGATGCGCAGCAGTGCGCATTTCTCCAGCAGACACTCGATAACGCGAAGCATTGCCGCACGATCCTGCTGACGCACCACAACGGCCTCTCCACCGACGGGGCGACCCTGTGTGGCCTGTGGGGCCAAATTGCCCCCTTGTTTTCGGACCGCGAAGTGTGGTGGTACTGGGGGCACCAGCATGCCGGCGCCGTCTATATCGACCACGGCAACGTGCACCCCAGATGCTGCGGGCATGGTGCCATCCCGGCAGGCGCGCCTACCCAGCTCGACTCGAGCCCCTCAGCGATCTGGCATGAAAACCGGGAAGTGCCCGACCTCCTCTATCCGGGTCGCGTGTACAACGGCTTTGTCTTCCTGACGATCGACGGCAACTCGCCGTTGAAAGAGGCGTTCATCGACGAAGACGGAACACAGGTCTACCCGCCGCCGCCCGCCCATTGA
- a CDS encoding lipase family protein, whose protein sequence is MPTIPYDPSLDALDSPGHRPTVLTAEGNYEIDGLCAEFARLAYIAYEEGDAERQQLDRALALVGFQPAVAFNFADDDTHGFGAMRPSDGLAVLVFRGTDPQSLSDLADDASFNLTPWTETAGQVHAGFAGAARGLRGAVETWLKATASDRTQLILTGHSLGAAIATLFASLCTPDALVTIGSPRVGDATFVATLKASRITRYVDCCDLITDLPPPFSGYVHAGAANYITRLGALAPHADDAFVQADRSAAREDYLVNYAWRIGDVMVRDLADHAPINYVRSLVP, encoded by the coding sequence ATGCCCACGATCCCCTACGACCCATCGCTCGACGCGCTCGACTCACCGGGGCACAGGCCGACGGTGCTCACCGCCGAAGGCAACTATGAAATCGACGGACTATGTGCCGAATTCGCGCGACTTGCCTATATCGCCTACGAGGAGGGCGATGCTGAACGCCAACAACTCGACCGGGCGCTCGCGCTGGTGGGCTTTCAGCCCGCCGTCGCCTTCAATTTTGCTGACGACGACACGCACGGATTCGGCGCGATGAGGCCCTCCGATGGCCTCGCAGTCCTCGTGTTCCGCGGAACGGACCCGCAATCGCTCAGCGATCTCGCGGACGACGCAAGCTTCAACTTGACACCGTGGACGGAGACCGCCGGCCAGGTTCACGCGGGTTTTGCAGGCGCCGCGCGCGGTCTGCGCGGTGCGGTGGAGACCTGGTTGAAGGCGACCGCGTCCGACCGAACGCAACTCATATTGACGGGGCATAGTCTCGGCGCGGCCATCGCGACGCTCTTTGCCAGCCTGTGCACGCCAGACGCCCTCGTGACAATCGGGTCGCCGCGAGTAGGCGACGCTACGTTTGTCGCGACGCTCAAGGCATCGCGCATCACGCGCTATGTCGATTGCTGCGATCTCATCACCGATTTGCCGCCCCCCTTTAGCGGATACGTCCACGCGGGAGCGGCGAACTACATCACGCGCCTCGGTGCGCTTGCCCCGCATGCAGACGATGCATTCGTCCAGGCGGACCGAAGCGCCGCCCGCGAAGACTATCTGGTCAATTACGCATGGCGCATCGGCGACGTCATGGTGCGCGATCTTGCGGATCACGCACCGATCAACTACGTGCGAAGTCTGGTGCCCTGA